One Benincasa hispida cultivar B227 chromosome 5, ASM972705v1, whole genome shotgun sequence genomic window carries:
- the LOC120078512 gene encoding basic form of pathogenesis-related protein 1-like, with the protein MCFLKLRSVFQLYLLLLTLLVKSSYAQNSAQDYINGHNSARSIVGVGNIVWNTTLAAYAQTYANSRKADCQLVHSNGPYGENLAKGNNGFTGSAAVKLWVDEKPYYSYNNNACVGGECLHYTQVVWQSSYRVGCARVQCNDGWYFVSCNYDPPGNWDGEWPY; encoded by the coding sequence atGTGTTTTCTCAAACTCAGGAGTGTTTTTCAACTCTATCTTCTTTTATTGACCCTTTTAGTGAAATCATCTTATGCCCAAAACTCTGCTCAAGACTACATCAATGGCCACAACTCAGCAAGATCAATAGTGGGTGTTGGAAACATTGTATGGAACACAACTCTTGCAGCCTATGCTCAAACATATGCCAACTCAAGGAAAGCTGATTGCCAATTGGTGCATTCCAATGGGCCTTATGGGGAGAACCTTGCAAAGGGCAACAATGGATTCACTGGCTCAGCTGCAGTTAAACTATGGGTTGATGAAAAGCCTTACTATAGCTATAATAACAATGCATGTGTTGGCGGTGAGTGTCTCCATTACACACAAGTTGTTTGGCAAAGCTCTTATAGAGTTGGGTGTGCAAGAGTTCAATGCAATGATGGTTGGTATTTTGTGTCTTGCAATTATGATCCTCCAGGCAATTGGGATGGGGAGTGGCCTTATTAG